Within the Salvia hispanica cultivar TCC Black 2014 chromosome 4, UniMelb_Shisp_WGS_1.0, whole genome shotgun sequence genome, the region CTCTGATGTGAGGATTCCCAAACATACTCGCAGGCGTTGACAATAGTTACCCACATTCTTAAGAGAGGTGGAAAGTTTATCGCAAAAGTATTTCGAGGGAAAGATACTAGTCTCCTTTACTGTCAGGTGGGTTATACTTGTATAGCTCACAAATCTATTGTGTTAGATTATTACTAGTAATCTATTCTCCTGATTCCTTTACTGACGTCCGATTCTTCTTCTGATTTGGCTGCAGCGTAAATGCCCTcagtttattttctttttcatatttttcagcACTACTCTGACCTTCCTATCAATTGTCATTATAAATCTTGAATTGTTAACATTTCAGAGAATAATAATGTCCAACATAACTATTGTCTATGAAAACCTTGCGGCATGCTAAATAATTCTCCTCTGTTTGCTCCTTCCTGACagttgaaattatttttcacgGAAGTAACATTTGCAAAGCCAAAAAGCAGCCGCAATTCAAGCATAGGTAATTGAATTCGACTCCATAAGCATAAGCATAATTCGTGCATCTTCGTGCTATTTAAATGCTTTTTTCGTTTCCTTGTACAGAGGCTTTTGTGGTATGTGAGAATTACTCGCCTCCTGATGGATTCAACCACAAAGATTTGCATCTTCTCCTGGAGAAAATTGGTAGTCCTTCTGGTGCTGACGATCTAGGTAATTCTGATgccatttttttgggttgatcATAGTTTGTGTCCCAACTTTCAGTCTTTTATGATTTATACCCTCTATTACTGAATCCGGTGGCAGAACGATGAATACCTCGCCGGATTCTTAGGTGTTGCATACGCGAACTTTTGTTGCTGTTATTTAAGAATCCTCCTAAGAATCTAGTGAAGTGGTTCATCATTTCATCACTGGATTGTATAATGCTGGAACTTTTTCAATATTGGGggttttttaattgaaaaggtTTGATAACTTTTTTTGAGAACCGCTGGTTGAGGATACAAACTATGATCAACCCTTtctaaattgaaaaagaagatGCATATAATAAGTGCGAAAAGCCAGCACCTCAAAGAGTAGTTTCAtggagtattttgttttttcctcTACTGTATTCTCTGACCATAAGTTTTGCTAACAGATTGCAGCAGCGGGTGGCTTGAAGGGCCTAACAAGGTGTATATCCCATTTTTGGCGTGTGGTGACCTCAATGGGTTCGACTCAGATCGTTCATATCCACTTCCCAAGCGTGCAGATGGGTCGTACCAGAGCTTAGATCCTGTACAACCTCCTATTGCGCCCCCGTACAAGCGAGCTCTGGAGATGAAGAAGGCTTCCAGCCATGGAGTTCAAGGTCTTGAAAAACTTTCCCTTGATCCATGAGAAACCTTCTTTGTTAGATGAAAATATACATGCAATGATGCAAATACAAGTGGTTGCTGTATGatggatttaaattattaggCGGTGattcttgatattttctggAAATTTTGTACCATCACATGTAACTTATTAGTATTGTCAATCTTTTCAAGATTTTAGCCCCTTGGGGATGGCCTCTTGATGGTGGATAAACAACCTTACGATAGAGAAGTAATTAACTTAATGAGTCATGCTAATTTCTACTATGTTCatcatttttcagtttatgcATGACATCCGTGCGCAAGACTCAAGAGCCATGCTAATCTTCTTATAttgtatcaattttattagatAATATCTCTGAAGGGATCAGAGCTTAGTTAAGGTAGTGCCTGTGGATTCCCATCgactaaaaagataaaagaaataatgcaAACCTTATTGAAGTCGAgaaataattgtgatttttcaATGATAAATTAGTGGAGCACATACCGAATTGTGGACGGCCGTACTCAAATTATAGATTAGTAAATCGAATTAccacctttttttttgggggggggtATTACTTCttccaataaaataatagtaagtACCActtattagttaattaattaataataaaacatgatGTTCTGATATCCCAACACAAGCTtgtctaattaaattaatagctCCCGGCCCGGaccaataaaaaatgagtactccactatttattttttgaccaTATTATGGTcgagaaacatttatttttcaaatattatggACTGACAATGACCATCAATTCGAAAAATAGTTTTACAATTAACATCACTCTATTATATAGTAATTCCTTCCTCCCAAGATAGTTGAGGCATTTTATTTGAGCACAGAAATTGATATGTTAAGTGAAAAGAATTTAAAGTACAGAGAAGATAAagtttttggcaaaaaaaaaaaaaaaactcaaccTTGAatcaacccaaaaatatactagtactaactCAACTATCTTAAGAAGTAGggattactactagtatttattatgatCGGTCATAGTCAAATAGTTTTGTTAATTTCAActtaattcattcatttcattttggaaaaatcatgaaacaaTATTTCATCAATTATTTGAGGCTATCAAAGAAGAAAACTAGAAGTTAACCTTTCCATGCCTAATCAAAGCACAAATACATGATCTTGAGCAAATtctaaagaaaaaacaaaatatcaaacatCATAATACTAGTATGAGTATTATTCGATTTTGTTACATAAGGAGCGTACGTATATCTAGCAAGAGCTGGAAAGTGAATTAGATCTttgcaaagaagaagaagaagaagagttgAAGAACTCGATGCAGTCTTCAATGGCTTCAGCTCTCCTCGAATCATCAAGCGTTTCCGCATATGATCGAGACCTTCCCAAACTCGCCGACGACGACACTTTGCACGAGCATCTCCGCCTCCCCGAAGCCGCCGGCATGGCTCTCGAAACCTTTTCTCCGATGAACTTGAACAACCCTTTAAACGCCCATGTCTTCATCATCaccttcttcttttcttctccaACTTTGCCACCGTGGTTCAGACACACTCTTCTACTCATCATCATCTTGTCTTTAATTTGGACTTTGTgtgaagagaaagagagagagatgagaagagGAGACGATGGCGAAATAGGGAGTGGTATTTATTGGCGAAAATATGTGAGTGAGGAAAAATAATCACTAAATGAAAAggtaaattagaaataaagaCAAAGGGTGGATTAAGGTTGTTGACTAGAAAAGTACTCCTTGAACTTCTAAAATCACCATACCTTACCTTATCTATATCTAACttatacataaatttcatattgttACTTTCATTTCAATATACTACTATCTTAGTTTCGATACCTtctttttttgatatattgtaattttacaACAGACCAAAACTATCGACATACCGATGTGCAATGATactgaaattattaaatttgtatagaAAACTTttacttaataattttaaacgTATGCATAATAACATTCTAGAGTAATGGatcttatttttgtaattgtcATGATTATAGAAAATGACTTAGCagatcaaataattttttttgaatttaacaATTTGACATCTCattgcattttatttgatcattttagACATTTAAAGTAATCTTATATTGAAAGTTAgtcattatatataaataaaaatattagtagaatTTTAACatctataatataaatatataccgATTATGCgaagtactagtatatatcgatattttggTATGTTCTAAATGTCTAACACTTTGGTTGCACTGTATATGCCACTTTTTTTGGCATATGGTATTTAtcagaaaaatattatactttctTGCATAAATTCTGGTATACCTAAAATTCAGTATCTTTTACTCCATTTTTCGTTACTACTATatcaattttttgatatttttcgaGATCCCTAGTTTTTTTGAATGTGTTATTGagtttaaaattaagtagtactacttgCTTCACAAACTGTCGTAGGATATGAAAGAGGTACTTTTACTTCAGTCACTAGCATACGATTAGGTTTAGAGTAGAAGTAACTCCATGTAAAGATAGTTTATATTTTACCTTAGTTGGTGCTACGTTTTCATACATACATTGTTTTCTTACCTATAAATACAAATGTACTAGTACAAATTTTACTCACAAGAGATCAAGAAATCTTTTGTAATATGCTAGTTTTTGTGgtcaaaagaaaagagaatatGGAGGGGCCACTGAGAGCAACAATACATTAAGTATGTTACCTTTATTTCACCATATTACCATCACAATAGCCCAAAAAAGTGATTAATGGGATTTGGGTGAAAGCCAAGAGATACCCTTCTTTCTGTCTCATCTCATGTATCataatcttattttcttgttgTTTTAAATTAGGGAAAACGGtagagaaatatatatatttgtatattgtaGAGTTTGGATTTGTTCTCAATTATCGTAGGtagattatttttgtaaaattgtaCTATATATGTGATATGGTAGCCGAAAAATCATGTGTGGGCATCATCGCCATCACTTTAAATGGTGTAGTCTATTCACAAAGAAACTGAGCCGACGAAAGAAATATACTACAGTACTTGAAAAATCAGGTGCGAGagaatcaatttatttatttgcattattaattactatcaaaatataacatattaataatatgaGCAAACGAAATAtgtgataaaaaattaagtatatattgTCTTTTGTTGGTAGTAGtattcattttgaaattttgggaCCATGATTCAGCAACTTTATGTGTGCccatatttcatcttttgtTACCTTTATCTACCTTGAATCACAAACATTAAAGCTCTCCTCTGCATTGGAAttaatgtttatgtttgaatgGGAAATTTCCTTTTTGACTGGAATTTTCTGCCTCATTTAACATTTGGTTGAACAGGATGATAACTGCAACTTCATTATGGTTGTGCAGTTTTAGACAGtgaaaaataaaggaaataaatcctttttaaatttattttttttcaatggtGTAGGTCATAACACTAAAGGGACATTATCATGACATAGGTAGACATTatcatgaatttatttattttggtattattttatgtcGATAGTGCTGAATTATATGTCAACATATGATCTTCATCTTGTATAATAGtggtataatatttttatcagtAATTTGAAGGTCACTGAAAAGAACATTCAATAGAGAAGAATTGAGAAAATAGAAATCAAGTCatctttccatttttcttaattggaGTATATCTTTTAAATGCAGAATCttaccatttttttcatgaagTGATTGAGCTGAATTTGATTCAGCCAAATGCAGATTTTGTACTTTGTAGTTCAATAACCCAATAAAAAACTGACCACTGTAACAAAAAAAGGTCCAATTGTGacataatttttgaaaaattagaaatgccatcaaataaaatagtgacACATTATAAATGCATGGCTAGCATGTCATTAAATTTAGTGATATTTAAAAGTCTAGCTAATGTAAATTGTAAAGTGAAGTTGTGAATTATAAGCTGGTGTCTCAATTTCCCATTCTCAACTCATCACTTCATCTGCACAAGATTTTAGTAATATCAGAGGCTGATTTGAAGGCTATGAACATGTTCCTCGCTgctctctttctctttgtGTGAtgttatctattttggtattcaGATTGAATTCATGTAACCCTTTGCTGCTTTGGAGTTATTGCACTTTTAAATAGCCTTGTTGTGATAAATGATACTCCGTCTACCGTTTGTCCTCTTTTTAAAGAgttaattttgtcattttgagtTGTCCACGATTTAAAGAATCATTTACTATTCTTTATCCACTTTTAAAATGCaaaccctacattccactaattttgtGCACACACAATCTAttactaatactactaaaaatgagtCACACATTCAACTTACTTTCtccatatatttttctttacaaagtcaaccaattttttaaaatctgcGCCGATTCAAAATGGTTATTTAAATGGTAAACGGAGAGATATTTTTGTTCATTGGCTTAGAGGTTGTTAGCTTTTGCTTGGGTTTAAACATGAGAAATAGAGGATTAAGATTATGAGCTATTGATTTtggaaatataatatattctgagtaaattatgtaaaagaaaagaaattatacaTTCTTCCAATAAGACATTTATTGGAATTGgacaaaacaaaatacagGCCGATTTAGTTTGAGTGGCAGAGGCCCATATTATCACGTTGAAAATATGTGTCCAATAAAATAGACAGACTCtagatttgaaaatgaaatcagTTCAAACTTtggatataaaattattactgtactaagaaaatcaaattttaactgtgaattatatatgaaaacaATGAAACACCGGATAGAAAACTAGTAAAAGAAGTTTGTAtattttccattaaaaaaataaaaatagtgaaaatcaTAAAAGAATATACTCCCATGTCATATAGACCccaatattttgaatattctCGAAAACGTCCCCAAAAACCGTTGAATAGAAAAACAGTTATCTTCCGGATATACTCAGCACCTCAGAGCAAAGAATATGCCTTGAGATGTCTCAcattcccctctctctctcactctcaaacaCGCACTGAAAATATCCAAGCTCCCCTCTCCCTGATTGACTACAAAGAGCACATCAACAAAGAACCCCAAATAATTTAATCTCACCATGCCCAattcttctctctccctcGCCACTTCCACTTCTTACTCGCTCCTACCTCCACTCTTCAATTCCGGAGTTTCTCGCTCTTGTGCATCCAGGAAAAGAAATCCCATCACTCTAAATTGTGTAAATGCTCGATCTTTGCAGCAGGGGAGGCTTAGGAGTAGTGCTGAATTGAGAATTATGAGAGTGAGATCGTCTAATAATGAAGGTAGCAGCAGCAATGTAACAATTACGGAGCATAATGTAGGAGAGGAAGAGGATAAATCTCCTACTCCGCCTGAGCAAGAGGCCAATTCGAGGCCTAGGCGCATCGCCCTCTTTGTTGAGCCATCTCCATTTTCGTGGGTGATTAAGTGCTTGTTTCTTGATTGTGCCAATTTGTGATGCATTCAATCTGTTCGATGAAATGTCTAACTGGCTGATGAAATTGGGAAATTTCCATGCATTGTGATGAATTACCTTTTCAACTTGTTGTTTCATATCCTGAAAATACGAAAACAGTGCTAATAGCTTGATTTTTTGAACTCTTTTTGGCAGTTTGCTTTCTGTTTAGATGTTATGAGTTTAAGATGCTTGTTATTTACTAGCTGAATGCATTCGTCGTTTTGGTTATACCTTCATGCTGAATAGGTAATCTCACTTAGATTAAAGTTCATGCTGCAAGATACGAGTGTTCTAACTTCACAAACTTATCTGATCGGTCTTTGCATACGTAAGATTGATTACTTCCAGCTAAAGCTATGTAAGCTATGCTGCCATTGTAAGGGTTTTGGCTTTTAACATCTGTTCTGAAAACCACATATTAGTTTGATCAAAGTCCAATTATTTTGGAAGTGTTGCCAAACTATATACTTCTTTGATGATCAATTACTTACTCATGATTATATGCAGTTATGTCTCTGGATATAAAAATAGGTTCCAgaatttcattaaatacttGCGCGAAATGGGTGATGAGGTATGTTGCTATTcattttgatcaatttcaGAACTCGAGTTGTGATGAAAATTTGTGTCCATTAAGTTCTCCAAAATGAGGCAAATtctatattgatatattttaggAGTCATTACCCTACATAATCAGGCTGATAAACTGAGTGGactttgaattaaaaataaaaataaaaaatagaaggCCGTATATGTGGTTGCAAAATGATTGCTTCTGAATTTCCACGATTTTGGTGCTCGACACACAGGTCATGGTTGTAACGACCCATGGAGGACTGCCTGAAGAGTTTTATGGAGCTAAATTGATTGGATCAAGAAGGTGAGCTTTTGgttctttctttttcagtaataatacgaaattaataattgtcatacataaattattctCAAGTCTCAACTCGTCtcattttgacaaaaaaagaaaaaaaaaacattctgGTTTTGAGTGCCTTGATCTGATTGAACGATGTCCGGGCAGCTTTCCTCTTCCCTGGTACCGGAATGTGCCTTTGTCACTGGCACTTAGCCCAAGAATAATCTCAGCGGTTGCAAGATTCAAGCCTGACATCATACACGCGTCATCCCCTGGAATTATGGTATATTCAACAACCTTGTTGTTTTACCCCTCTTTTGTACTCAAGGTTCTGCGTTTTGCTGTTGAGACATCTTAAGATACATAACCTGCATGGAATTGTTTCCACTGCAGGTGTTCGGTGCTCTCCTCATTGCGAAATTACTATCCGTACCAATAGTGATGTCGTATCACACCCATATTCCTgtgtatgatttatttatgtCTCGGATCtctttctcatctttttttctcttcgtTATGTTTTATGTTGGTAGAATTTGGCTGTTTGGCTTCATGGTGATCTATGTCAAAACTCCAAccatatttttagtaaatcaAAGCTATATTTACAATATAACGCCGTTCTCCAATAGGCAGCACTGCAGCAGTTCAGTTATATACGGCTTATTTCAAATAGTAACCACAGCCATCGGTCAAATACACATATAAGTACATCACAACCATTTACAAGTTATACttattatagagaaaatatagttTATTGATGTGAATATCtgaacaattttaaattacattGTAATATAGCTGAGcgttagtattttttaatatgcagtacattaaattttatgtactaCACTTTTTTGAACTGTTTGGTGATATGTGTTAATCAGTGTAGTACTGCAAAAATAGCCATATTGGTGTActatatatttgataaatgGATGTTATAATGTgtagatataaatataatcacgATATCATTTggtttcatcttttttttaatatctgtTCACGTTCATGAAATGTGGAAGCTGTGCTAATTGAAAGTTTGTATAGTGCAGATATATCCCAAGATACACTTTCAGTTGGTTGGTAAAACCAATGTGGTTGGTTTTAAGTACGTTAATTCAATCTACACTATTACCTCCCTCGATTTTGTCATGTTGTTTGTGGATCATAATAACGATTGGATAATTTGTTGCAAGAATTTCTGCATCGGGCTGCTGATCTTACACTGGTGCCTTCAGTTGCTATTGCAAATGATCTAGAAGCAGCAAGAGTGACAGCAGGTGCGGTTTGTCATCTTTCAGTCGAACTGATAAATCTCCTAGTTGAGATTCGGATCTTTTGTCACTCTCATCTCCGTTTTTGAAGTAAAACTTCGTTTCTTGACTTTGAAAACTATCAGCTAACAGAATACGGCTCTGGAACAAGGGTGTTGATTCCGAGAGCTTCAACCCTCGCTTTCGCTCCCATGAAATGAGACTAAGATTGAGGTATCTCTACTCCGTCTATGACTATGATCTTAATTAATCTTAGTCAGTTTGAATCGTGATGATTGGTTGTTTATTCTTTATAAACTAGCAATGGAGAACCAGACCGACCGTTGATAGTTCATGTAGGGCGTCTTGGAGTCGAGAAGAATTTGGATTTCTTGAAAAGGTACGTTTCTTGTTTTGTGACAGAATTGTTTTTGAAGGTGCCTTGTGTTGACATTAGAGATCTCGTTCTTGAAACAGTGTCATGGACCGGCTGCCAGAAGCTCGTATAGCCTTCGTCGGGGACGGACCATACAGGTGAGTGTCAGACACAAGTACACGATGGATTCGATTTGCCGTCCGATTTTGATGATTAATTTGACATATGTAGGGCGGAGCTGGAGCAGATTTTCCACGGTATGCCTGCAATATTCACAGGGATGCTACAAGGAGAAGAGCTCTCACAAGCATATGCTAGCGGAGATATCTTCGTCATGCCCTCTGAGTCAGAGACTCTGGGGTTCGTCGTCTTGGAGGCCATGTCGTCCGGGCTTCCCGTCGTGGCTGCTCGTGCCGGAGGAATCCCGGACATCATCTCCCAAGAGCAACAGGGAAGCACAGGCTACCTGTACAACCCCGGAGACATTGACGACTGCTTGAGCAAACTTGAACCTCTTCTGCACGACCAACAACTCCGGGAAACCATCGGCAAAGCAGCGCGTGCGGAGATGGAGAAGTATGACTGGAGGGCTGCGACTCGGAAAGTCAGAAACGAGCAATACACCGCTGCGATCTGGTtctggaggaagaagagagcGCAGTTCTTGCGACCTTTCCAGTGGCTGCTCCGACGGCGGCTTCGCTCTCCCGCCGTCCAAACGTAAGCCTGCACTTTTGAAACCTAATCCTACAAATTACAATGCCTGTCTGTCTGATTTTGATCTGATGATAGATATATGAAGATTGCAGAAAGGTTGTGTTGTGTAGACAAAGGTAGCTTAACTGTATAGCATATGTTGTGTGTAAGATAATGGATTAGTTAATAGAATCATCTTTCGTCTATTATTCTGTGTTAAAGTTTGTTACAAGTATCATAGATAAGAAGATAAAAAGGTTgttcatattaaaaaattggaatgaaaagaatatgacaatagaaaatgaaagtaTAGATAATTATTGAGGATACAAATAAGTCGAGCAAATTATTTTCACTCgagaaacaaacaaatataatACATTCTCTCCAAGCTTCAGCAGAAGAAATCACTCTCGAATTGGCAGCTCAAAATTTTCAGCACTTGGGCAAATCTTTTGGCGGCGGCAAAACTGACTGATTTTTTCCCTTTCCGTCGTCCACTTGGAACGCCATCTTCAGCCCCCAAGTCGTGTGAACTTCCAAGTGGCAATGCATGAACCACACACCTGTTCAATTTCAATcgtgtgtgatcaaatactaactaagttacagtaataactaataattgacgtatatatttattcatcaGTGTGCATCccaaagattgaaaaatttaCCGGGATTGTCGGCGATGAACCGGATTGCGACCCACCCACCGGACGGCACGCCAACCGTGTTCCTCTCGACCGGATCGACGAGGTTGAAGCTTTTGGGATCCGTTTTGGGGTTGAAATTGCCGGATCCTTTTCCGACaatgaagaaattgaaacCGTGGAGATGAACCGGGTGGTTCTCCGGCGCGATTATCCCGGTGTCCTGCAAGACCACCTGCACCGTGGCGTTGTACGGCAGCCGGTACACCTTCGTCGCGGATACCGTCGCCATGTTCTGCGGCGGAGCTCCGGTGTAGTTGAACGGCGTCGGCGGGTTCCCCGGGAAGTCGGTGGTGTAGACTCCTTTGATGTTGAAGAAGTGCGCTTGTAGCAAGGCGGTCGTCGGCATCACGAATGTGATGTTGTTCACGCTCGCCACTACCCGGCTCCCGTTCGCTGCTTTGCACGTCGGGCACGGGTTGATCCCGAGCCCGACTGCAAAGAACAGCGACCGGTCAACCGTTTTCGGGACCTTGGCCGGGTAGGTCTTCGAGTTGAGGCTGCGGAGGGAGTTGGAGAAGGTGTCCGCCACCGGGGTGGCGTTGCGCGCGGggacggcggcgacggcggtggGGGCGGCGGACAGCGTGCCGGAGTAGTGGAGcgtggcggtggcggtgagGTTGTCGATCGCCACCACGGGGGTGTCCATGAAGGTGGAGGCCGCGATGGCGAACTTCCCGGCGCGCTTGCTAGCCGTTAGGACGACGTTGGTGGTTTGGCCCGGGGCGATCACGACCGTGTCGGTCGTGAAGGGCTTCACGTAGGTGGCGTCGACCTCGACCACGGTGAATTTGTGGCCGGCGATCTTGAAGAAGAGTTCTTCATTGAGGGCAGCGTTGATTAGGCGGACTAGGTATGATTTTCCCGGTGTCACATTTAGTTGGTAGCCATCTATTTGTACCAAagcattattattatgttaaagATAAATTCAATCTCATCTTGTTATAATAGGTCCACATGTAAGTTGTTACCTGTGGTGGAACAATTAGGGATTTGTCCCGGGTACCCGTTGATCGTGTGGGCATCGGAGACGTTTGGGGCGAGGCCGGACTTCAACGCCTCGTTGATCACATTTTCAGTGTCGGATTTCCACCATTCAGCTAATGaaacgacacgagttttaattttaaaaaatgattaaattattctAATAGAAAGTGTGACTACCTCATTATAgtattagtatataataattaaattgcgAGCTAACCTAGAATGATGACTCGTTCGTGGTCGGGTTTGGGGAAAGGGTAAGGGACACCGAGCTTAGGCAAGATGACGATGGCACCGTGCACGGTGGCCCTCAGCCACAAAATGTGAGCATGCCACCAGAGTGTGCCTCTCTGGCCCGTGAGGGTGAAGTTGTAGACATAACTCTGCTCCGGCTGGATCGGACACTGGGTGATATATGCTGGACCGTCAGCCCACCCGGTGCGAAGCTGCCGGATTCCGTGCCTAATTCATCATCGccaacaataattaattgttcATATTATAGTATagtaaacaaaaatttagtTCAAGTGGCTTACCAGTGGATGGAGACATTGTACTTGACATGGTTGACAACCTTGACCAAAACGGTGTCGTCTTCTCTAGCATATAGAGTTGGCCCTGGAAAGTTTCCATTTACAGTAACAATTGGTTTCGTTGAGCACAAGCGACTTGTGTTTTTCATGACCACCTGTCACATAAACGACTAATTAACATCTTTATTATAGTACTtagtattttgttaattaatcaaaatatagtCGTTTATTGATAGATTACGTTACAGTATATATGGTGGAACCTTCCATTGGTTTGTAATTTGACTAGTTACCAAAATTAGCTTGAAAAGTAGGCCAACAACTGGAATTAATTTGATAGCGATTAGGAATGTAATCATTGTCCAGATTTAGAGACTACATGCTGCTAATTTCGTCATATGATTAATTCGAAGATATAAGAAATTATTCCATCTTAGAAAAGTGATCAAATTCCTAAGAATAATGACCTTTTTTTGACACGTGAGTAATACATTTAGAAGCACAAATTAACGTCCTTAGCAATTTGACTGTTTCTTTGACAGTGGTTACAAGACAATATGAAATAACTTTGCAGtaacattttcaaaaaatagtttCTTGAAGTGGAAGGCTTACATTGAACTTGTAATGACGAACTCTGGATTCAACCATCATAGGAGAGAAGCAAGATAGGAGGATGAAA harbors:
- the LOC125218314 gene encoding putative tRNA (cytidine(32)/guanosine(34)-2'-O)-methyltransferase is translated as MGKASRDKRDIYYRKAKEEGWRARSAFKLLQIDEEFNIFEGVKRVVDLCAAPGSWSQVLSRNLYLPAKLSPNSNDSDLPLIVAIDLQPMAPIEGVIQVQGDITNARTAETVIRHFDGGKADLVVCDGAPDVTGLHDMDEFVQSQLILAALTIVTHILKRGGKFIAKVFRGKDTSLLYCQLKLFFTEVTFAKPKSSRNSSIEAFVVCENYSPPDGFNHKDLHLLLEKIGSPSGADDLDCSSGWLEGPNKVYIPFLACGDLNGFDSDRSYPLPKRADGSYQSLDPVQPPIAPPYKRALEMKKASSHGVQGLEKLSLDP
- the LOC125220069 gene encoding sulfoquinovosyl transferase SQD2-like, yielding MPNSSLSLATSTSYSLLPPLFNSGVSRSCASRKRNPITLNCVNARSLQQGRLRSSAELRIMRVRSSNNEGSSSNVTITEHNVGEEEDKSPTPPEQEANSRPRRIALFVEPSPFSYVSGYKNRFQNFIKYLREMGDEVMVVTTHGGLPEEFYGAKLIGSRSFPLPWYRNVPLSLALSPRIISAVARFKPDIIHASSPGIMVFGALLIAKLLSVPIVMSYHTHIPVYIPRYTFSWLVKPMWLVLKFLHRAADLTLVPSVAIANDLEAARVTAANRIRLWNKGVDSESFNPRFRSHEMRLRLSNGEPDRPLIVHVGRLGVEKNLDFLKSVMDRLPEARIAFVGDGPYRAELEQIFHGMPAIFTGMLQGEELSQAYASGDIFVMPSESETLGFVVLEAMSSGLPVVAARAGGIPDIISQEQQGSTGYLYNPGDIDDCLSKLEPLLHDQQLRETIGKAARAEMEKYDWRAATRKVRNEQYTAAIWFWRKKRAQFLRPFQWLLRRRLRSPAVQT
- the LOC125220068 gene encoding laccase-4-like: MDSWMIRVFILLSCFSPMMVESRVRHYKFNVVMKNTSRLCSTKPIVTVNGNFPGPTLYAREDDTVLVKVVNHVKYNVSIHWHGIRQLRTGWADGPAYITQCPIQPEQSYVYNFTLTGQRGTLWWHAHILWLRATVHGAIVILPKLGVPYPFPKPDHERVIILAEWWKSDTENVINEALKSGLAPNVSDAHTINGYPGQIPNCSTTDGYQLNVTPGKSYLVRLINAALNEELFFKIAGHKFTVVEVDATYVKPFTTDTVVIAPGQTTNVVLTASKRAGKFAIAASTFMDTPVVAIDNLTATATLHYSGTLSAAPTAVAAVPARNATPVADTFSNSLRSLNSKTYPAKVPKTVDRSLFFAVGLGINPCPTCKAANGSRVVASVNNITFVMPTTALLQAHFFNIKGVYTTDFPGNPPTPFNYTGAPPQNMATVSATKVYRLPYNATVQVVLQDTGIIAPENHPVHLHGFNFFIVGKGSGNFNPKTDPKSFNLVDPVERNTVGVPSGGWVAIRFIADNPGVWFMHCHLEVHTTWGLKMAFQVDDGKGKNQSVLPPPKDLPKC